In one window of Musa acuminata AAA Group cultivar baxijiao chromosome BXJ3-2, Cavendish_Baxijiao_AAA, whole genome shotgun sequence DNA:
- the LOC103976760 gene encoding uncharacterized protein At1g66480 isoform X2: MGNAVCAKEKKKKTAKVMTLDGAVIRLKPPAAAGDVLRDHPGHSVLEADEVKRLGVRATPLDSTQPLEPGKLYFLAELPRPLDRRGLRRASSVVAAARGSATDRLENLRLSRPRRSASLAVETAEGGGAVRVRVRLPAARVAKLLQESADGTEAAERIVELYLAEKSPPARKERRTRFMPVVDETRRRQGSEDRM, from the exons ATGGGCAACGCAGTGTGCgccaaggagaagaagaagaagacagccaAGGTGATGACGTTGGACGGCGCCGTCATCCGGCTTAAGCCCCCGGCCGCAGCCGGCGACGTGCTCCGGGACCACCCGGGCCACTCCGTCCTGGAGGCCGACGAGGTCAAGCGGCTCGGCGTCCGCGCCACGCCGCTCGACTCCACCCAACCCCTCGAACCGGGGAAGCTCTACTTTCTGGCGGAGCTCCCCCGACCGCTGGACCGCCGCGGGCTGCGAAGAGCCTCCTCCGTCGTGGCCGCCGCGCGTGGCAGCGCCACCGACCGGCTGGAGAACCTGCGGCTCTCTCGGCCGCGGCGCTCCGCTTCGCTCGCCGTGGAGACGGCGGAGGGCGGAGGGGCGGTGCGAGTCCGGGTGCGGCTGCCCGCGGCTCGCGTGGCGAAGCTGCTCCAGGAGAGCGCCGACGGAACGGAGGCGGCGGAGCGGATCGTGGAGCTTTATTTGGCGGAGAAGTCACCGCCCGCAAGGAAGGAG AGACGAACCAGATTCATGCCTGTGGTGGATGAGACAAGAAGGCGACAGGGTTCGGAGGACAGGATGTAA
- the LOC135631428 gene encoding 3-ketoacyl-CoA synthase 6-like, with the protein MPRAPLPEFSSSVRLKYVKLGYQHLVDNFVTFLSIPVMVAVGLELVHRGPQEIVGLWRALELDVIHILCSVFVIVFVATVYFMSRPRPVYLVEYACFKPPSNCRVPFSTFMEHTRLINSDEKSVQFQMRILERSGLGEETCLPPANHYIPPHPTMEASRAEAQLVIFSAIDDLIRKTGLKPKDIDILVVNCSLFSPTPSLSAMIINKYKLRSNIRSFNLSGMGCSAGLISIDLARDLLQVHPGSNALVISTEIITPNFYAGNQRAMLLPNCLFRMGAAAILLSNRRRDAGRAKYRLVHVVRTHKGADDRAYRCVYEEEDAEGHTGISLSKDLMAIAGEALKSNITTIGPLVLPMSEQLLFFLTLVVRKLINPKRKPYIPDFKKAFEHLCIHAGGRAVIDELQKNLELSAAHVEASRMTLHRFGNTSSSSLWYELNYIESKGRMRRGDRVWQIGFGSGFKCNSAVWKCMRTVKTPIDGPWSECIHRYPVHIPEVVKL; encoded by the coding sequence ATGCCGAGGGCGCCATTGCCGGAGTTTTCGAGCTCGGTGAGGCTCAAGTATGTTAAGCTGGGATATCAGCACCTGGTCGACAACTTCGTCACCTTCCTGTCGATCCCGGTGATGGTGGCCGTCGGGTTGGAGTTGGTCCACCGGGGGCCGCAGGAGATCGTGGGGTTGTGGCGTGCGTTGGAGCTGGACGTGATCCATATCCTCTGCTCCGTCTTCGTGATCGTCTTCGTCGCGACGGTGTACTTCATGTCGCGGCCGCGGCCGGTGTACTTGGTGGAGTACGCTTGCTTCAAGCCGCCGAGCAACTGCCGCGTGCCCTTCTCCACGTTCATGGAGCACACGCGGCTCATCAACTCGGACGAGAAGAGCGTGCAGTTCCAGATGCGGATACTGGAGCGGTCGGGGCTGGGGGAGGAGACCTGCCTGCCGCCGGCCAACCACTACATACCCCCGCACCCCACCATGGAAGCTTCCCGCGCGGAGGCGCAGCTGGTGATCTTCTCCGCCATCGACGACCTCATCCGGAAGACGGGGCTGAAGCCCAAGGACATCGACATCCTGGTGGTCAACTGCAGCCTCTTCTCGCCGACGCCGTCGCTGTCGGCGATGATCATCAACAAGTACAAGCTCCGCAGCAACATCCGAAGCTTCAACCTGTCCGGCATGGGGTGCAGCGCGGGGCTCATCTCGATCGACCTGGCCCGGGACCTGCTTCAGGTGCACCCCGGCTCCAACGCCCTCGTCATCTCCACCGAGATCATCACCCCCAACTTCTACGCCGGGAACCAGCGAGCGATGCTCCTGCCCAACTGCCTCTTCCGCATGGGCGCCGCGGCGATCCTGCTGTCCAACCGCCGGCGCGACGCTGGCCGAGCCAAGTACCGGCTCGTGCACGTGGTGCGCACCCACAAGGGGGCCGACGACCGCGCCTACCGTTGCGTGTACGAGGAGGAGGACGCGGAGGGCCACACGGGCATATCCCTCTCCAAGGACCTGATGGCCATCGCCGGGGAGGCGCTCAAGTCGAACATCACCACCATCGGCCCGCTGGTGCTCCCCATGTCGGAGcagctcctcttcttcctcacgCTGGTGGTGCGGAAGTTGATAAACCCCAAGAGGAAGCCCTACATCCCCGACTTCAAGAAGGCATTCGAGCACTTGTGCATCCACGCCGGGGGGCGAGCGGTGATCGACGAGCTGCAGAAGAACCTGGAGCTGTCGGCGGCGCACGTGGAGGCGTCGCGCATGACGCTGCACCGCTTCGGCAACACCTCCAGCAGCTCCCTCTGGTACGAGCTCAACTACATCGAGTCCAAGGGGCGGATGCGGCGCGGCGACCGGGTGTGGCAGATCGGCTTCGGCAGCGGGTTCAAGTGCAACAGCGCGGTGTGGAAGTGCATGCGCACCGTGAAGACCCCGATCGACGGCCCCTGGTCCGAATGCATCCACCGCTATCCCGTCCACATCCCCGAGGTCGTCAAGCTCTGA
- the LOC103976760 gene encoding uncharacterized protein At1g66480 isoform X1, translating into MGNAVCAKEKKKKTAKVMTLDGAVIRLKPPAAAGDVLRDHPGHSVLEADEVKRLGVRATPLDSTQPLEPGKLYFLAELPRPLDRRGLRRASSVVAAARGSATDRLENLRLSRPRRSASLAVETAEGGGAVRVRVRLPAARVAKLLQESADGTEAAERIVELYLAEKSPPARKEVSSRDSHVIPFPRQLTMISRLLSVSI; encoded by the coding sequence ATGGGCAACGCAGTGTGCgccaaggagaagaagaagaagacagccaAGGTGATGACGTTGGACGGCGCCGTCATCCGGCTTAAGCCCCCGGCCGCAGCCGGCGACGTGCTCCGGGACCACCCGGGCCACTCCGTCCTGGAGGCCGACGAGGTCAAGCGGCTCGGCGTCCGCGCCACGCCGCTCGACTCCACCCAACCCCTCGAACCGGGGAAGCTCTACTTTCTGGCGGAGCTCCCCCGACCGCTGGACCGCCGCGGGCTGCGAAGAGCCTCCTCCGTCGTGGCCGCCGCGCGTGGCAGCGCCACCGACCGGCTGGAGAACCTGCGGCTCTCTCGGCCGCGGCGCTCCGCTTCGCTCGCCGTGGAGACGGCGGAGGGCGGAGGGGCGGTGCGAGTCCGGGTGCGGCTGCCCGCGGCTCGCGTGGCGAAGCTGCTCCAGGAGAGCGCCGACGGAACGGAGGCGGCGGAGCGGATCGTGGAGCTTTATTTGGCGGAGAAGTCACCGCCCGCAAGGAAGGAGGTGAGTTCCCGTGACTCGCACGTGATCCCTTTCCCGCGTCAACTCACCATGATCTCACGATTACTCTCAGTCTCTATTTGA
- the LOC135631430 gene encoding probable transcription factor At3g04930, producing MAAPTPTPIPLAQIESSTASPAAAAVAAAAAAAAAAPPPSKLPIKRKKTPQPHSQEQAQPHLSSPDPLLVPAPSSSSSDPPLAADQGFDEDDDYDDGDDDYGAAAAAGSPAPIDVRAGGASAAAAPPFRFQRVWSESDEIRFLQGLLGCWSQGLVFPRDLNLFFDRFSESMPQPYTRSQLSEKLRRLRKKFRVMSSRIARGQDPARLAPHDRDVLHLCTRLWHPSYAASSPFSAPDALAPGSGGNKRRRPNPRAPTGQARPDNPPPFPAPPPPPPPAPIATLTPPPPLLALPPPTDEKVACIGAGTSVNALHPVLENEEKEVKVEKEEKPLSGVGRDEVAPGIDVPRHLLAKTILDVFDACLNEFKVTVAGQGLVFPGSSASSGAAGRSDLEQRWREQRVTELDVLGRRLRDEDGAPPTMRPGKEFPSGKNDCPVKIGPT from the exons ATGGCCGCGCCCACCCCGACCCCAATTCCCCTCGCCCAAATCGAATCGTCCACGGCTTCCCCTGCCGctgctgcggttgctgctgctgctgctgctgctgccgccgctcctcCCCCGTCCAAGCTCCCCATCAAGCGCAAGAAGACTCCCCAGCCACACTCCCAAGAACAGGCACAGCCCCACCTCTCCTCCCCCGACCCCCTCCTCGTTCCcgccccttcctcctcctcctcggatcCACCCCTCGCCGCTGACcagggcttcgacgaggacgacgACTACGATGATGGCGACGACGACTACGGCGCCGCAGCGGCCGCCGGGTCACCCGCCCCGATCGACGTGCGAGCCGGCGGGGCTTCGGCTGCCGCGGCCCCTCCCTTCCGGTTCCAGCGCGTGTGGTCGGAGTCGGACGAGATCCGGTTCCTCCAGGGTCTCCTGGGCTGCTGGTCGCAGGGCCTGGTTTTCCCTCGCGACCTCAACCTTTTCTTCGACCGCTTCTCCGAGTCCATGCCCCAGCCTTACACCCGGTCGCAGCTCTCCGAGAAGCTCCGCCGTCTCCGCAAGAAGTTCCGCGTCATGTCCTCCCGCATCGCCCGCGGCCAGGACCCCGCCCGCCTCGCCCCCCACGACCGCGACGTCCTCCACCTCTGCACCCGCCTCTGGCATCCCTCCTACGCCGCCTCGTCCCCCTTTTCGGCCCCCGACGCCCTCGCCCCCGGCAGTGGCGGCAACAAGCGCCGCCGCCCCAACCCGCGGGCCCCCACTGGCCAGGCCCGCCCCGACAACCCGCCTCCCTTTcccgcccctcctcctcctcctcctcccgcacCTATCGCCACCCTAACACCTCCTCCACCCCTTCTTGCTCTTCCTCCTCCTACCGACGAAAAGGTGGCCTGCATCGGTGCGGGCACCTCCGTGAACGCGCTTCATCCTGTACTGGAAAACGAAGAAAAGGAGGTGAAGGTGGAGAAAGAGGAGAAGCCTCTGTCGGGGGTGGGTAGGGATGAGGTTGCTCCTGGCATCGATGTGCCAAGGCATCTGTTGGCGAAAACCATCTTGGATGTGTTTGATGCGTGCCTCAACGAGTTCAAGGTGACCGTGGCAGGGCAGGGGCTCGTTTTCCCAGGCAGCTCTGCTTCGTCCGGTGCCGCTGGTAGGAGTGACCTGGAGCAGAGATGGCGGGAGCAGCGGGTCACCGAGCTGGACGTCTTGGGCAGGCGCTTGAG ggacgaagacggagcGCCTCCCACCATGCGCCCAGGCAAGGAGTTCCCTTCCGGAAAAAATGATTGTCCCGTCAAGATCGGACCAACGTAG
- the LOC135631431 gene encoding uncharacterized protein LOC135631431: protein MAAALGIPKEYGYVVLVLLSYIFLNFWMSFQVGKARKKYQVFYPTLYAIKSENKDAKLFNCVQRGHQNSLEMMPVFFATLLVGGLQLPVIAAGLGAVYTVARFFYFKGYASGVPENRLRIGGINFLALFGLIILTAAFAMSLILDVNMQSRSSS from the exons AGTACGGCTACGTGGTGCTGGTGCTGCTGTCCTACATCTTCCTCAACTTCTGGATGTCCTTCCAAGTCGGCAAGGCCCGCAAGAA GTACCAGGTGTTCTACCCCACCCTCTACGCCATCAAGTCCGAGAACAAGGACGCCAAGCTCTTCAATTGCGTCCAG AGGGGGCATCAGAACTCGCTGGAGATGATGCCGGTGTTCTTCGCCACGCTGCTTGTAGGCGGCCTGCAGCTCCCCGTCATCGCCGCGGGGCTCGGCGCCGTCTACACCGTCGCCCGCTTCTTCTACTTCAAGGGCTATGCCTCCGGCGTCCCGGAGAACCGCCTCAGGATCGG GGGAATCAACTTCCTGGCCTTGTTCGGGCTTATAATCCTCACGGCGGCCTTCGCGATGAGCCTTATCCTCGATGTCAACATGCAGTCTCGATCGTCTTCTTGA